Proteins co-encoded in one Arachis hypogaea cultivar Tifrunner chromosome 11, arahy.Tifrunner.gnm2.J5K5, whole genome shotgun sequence genomic window:
- the LOC112720232 gene encoding protein transport protein SEC13 homolog B, with protein sequence MPAQKVETGHQDTVHDVAMDYYGKRLATASSDHTIKIIGVSNSASQHLATLAGHQGPVWQVVWAHPKFGSLLASCSYDGRVIIWKEGNPNEWTQAHVFDDHKSSVNSVAWAPHELGLCLACGSSDGNISVFTARADGGWDTSRIDQAHPVGVTSVSWAPSTAPGALVGAGLLDPVQKLCSGGCDNTVKVWKLNNGLWKMDCFPALQMHTDWVRDVAWAPNLGLPKSTIASASQDGKVIMWTVGKEGDQWEGKILSDFKTPVWRVSWSLTGNILAVADGNNNVTLWKEAVDGEWQQVTTVEP encoded by the coding sequence ATGCCTGCCCAGAAGGTTGAAACGGGTCATCAAGACACAGTCCATGATGTTGCAATGGATTACTACGGTAAGAGGCTCGCTACAGCCTCATCTGATCACACAATTAAGATAATTGGGGTTAGCAACTCGGCCTCTCAGCATTTAGCAACTTTGGCCGGTCACCAGGGTCCTGTTTGGCAGGTGGTATGggcccacccaaaatttggctcTTTACTTGCTTCATGTTCCTATGATGGGCGTGTCATTATTTGGAAGGAGGGTAACCCAAATGAATGGACTCAAGCTCATGTCTTCGATGACCACAAGTCATCGGTAAATTCGGTCGCATGGGCACCTCATGAGTTGGGTCTCTGTTTAGCTTGTGGTTCATCTGATGGTAATATATCTGTTTTTACAGCAAGAGCAGATGGTGGATGGGACACCTCGAGGATTGACCAAGCCCATCCAGTTGGTGTAACTTCTGTGTCATGGGCACCGTCAACGGCACCAGGTGCACTTGTTGGTGCCGGGTTGCTTGATCCTGTACAGAAGCTGTGTTCTGGTGGTTGTGATAATACTGTGAAGGTATGGAAGCTCAACAACGGACTTTGGAAGATGGACTGCTTCCCGGCTCTTCAGATGCATACAGATTGGGTTCGAGATGTTGCTTGGGCACCTAATTTGGGACTTCCTAAATCTACTATTGCGAGTGCATCCCAGGATGGAAAAGTGATTATGTGGACTGTGGGCAAGGAGGGAGATCAGTGGGAAGGCAAGATCTTGTCCGATTTTAAGACACCGGTTTGGAGGGTTTCATGGTCGTTGACTGGAAATATTTTGGCTGTGGCTGATGGTAATAACAATGTGACATTATGGAAAGAAGCAGTAGATGGGGAATGGCAACAGGTGACAACGGTAGAGccttaa